Below is a genomic region from Thunnus thynnus chromosome 22, fThuThy2.1, whole genome shotgun sequence.
ATCCACAGGCCTGTGTTCTCAGACCTACTGCCTTCGCCAGTACCACTTCATTGGTACAACCGTGCCCTGGTCGGAGGCCCAGACATACTGCAGAGAGCAGTATACTGATCTGGCCACGGTGATCGACATAGAGGAAATGAACCGACTGGTGAACACAGCTCAGAGCTCCACTGGAGGCTACACTCAGAAGGCCTGGATCGGGCTGCATAATGACCCCGCCAGCAGCAGGTGGTCATTTTCTGACAGCAGCTAATACAGAGATGACAAGTAGAGAATCAGTGTCTTTTTTGGATGTGAGAGTAAACAAATCTGAGTTTCTACAGACTACAGTCTTTTGCAGAGAAGACGGATAGAAATAAATACTTACATTATTCAAATCATCATCCACACAACTCTTAAGAAAAGAACTATGACCAAAAAATcttgaatatttgtttttctaagGTTTGTGAAACCGATAGGGATAGCCTTCTAGCACCTAATTCTCATCCTCTTAAACAACAGTCACTAGTCTTATCTATGACCTACTCACCTATTTCTCAgtcagtcaaaaatattgtcaGAAAACATTGGCATATACTGTCTAGTGACCCCACTGTGGGCCGAGAGTTTGTCAACCCTCCCATATTTGCTACCAAGCCATTAAATAATTTGAGGGACAAACTCGTTAAGACAGATCTTTATGTTAGgtcaacacattttttaagttCTCTTCCCCCAGGAAATTTTCCTTGTTCCAACTGTGTGAATTGTAATGCTATGATCAAAGGGGACTCTTTTCTACATCCCCACACAGGTAGTAAAATGAAAGTCAGGGGCAGAATCACATGTAAACCCACACAGGTAGTCTACCTATTGAAATACCCTTATGAGTTTTGCTATGTGGgcaagacaaaaagagaattGAGAATTAGGATTTCCAAACATAAGAGTAATATCAGAAATAGGGATGAGACGTCTCCTGTAACCAGACACTTTAATTCTCCCCAGCATCTCTCCCAATGTCTTTTCAGTGGCACTTAAAGTAAGGCCATACCCATACCCCCCAGAAATATTCAAGGTTAAAAGATTCATCTTAACTTAATAACCTCAGGcctctgtttgtctgtgcagGAAGTGGGAATGGTCGGACCAGAGTGGCTCCAGTTACCGCTACTGGAAGCAAGGACAGCCTGATAATGTTGGAGGGGAGCAGAACTGTGTTGCAACTCATCTGGGCAATGCAGGCCTGTGGTCAGATGAACAGTGCAGCATGCAACTCGCTTTTATCTGCTATGGAGATAAGAAaaccacaaccaccaccaccaccaccacagcgACCACTACCACCAGTAAAGTgaccacaaacaaaataaccACCACTGAGGGAGCCTCAACCATTACAGAGATTACCTCTGGTATGTTGTTGGAAGCCATAAAAGAAATCAGTTCAGAGGAAATAATCTTACATTAAATTTTGGATAACTATATTTTCACTACCGCTGTCTTTGTTTTATAGAAGGAACTTCAAAGGACTCACTCTTGTCcaccaccacagagaccacaaGTAAAATACCCACCACTGGGAAAGAATCAACCACTGGACATCTCAGTACAGATATGACCTCCCCAGAGGTAGACCAGACAAAACCCATTACAGGTGggtgaaattatatttattttcaaggGTGGTAATGTTGCATAAGTTTAATGCCATGTCTCTATTGTTTGGGAATTAAACTCCAAACCAATCATTTTTgtccaccaccaccaacaccacagtgacccaaaacaaaataaccacTACTGGGGGTCCCTCAACCAGTAGAGAGATCACCTCCTCTGAGCAGCATTCAGCAACAACGCTGGATCAAACAACATCTGGTgagaaacatttaatttaaatgggATGTATCCTGGAAAAAATACTATCTAttgttatgttttaatattacAACATCCATTTCTGGTGAgatatattaatttaaatgagatgctttagagaaaaacatccaTTATTATGTCTTCATATTTGCTAAAGGTCACAGTCAGTATGGACAAAAGGTTTGAGTATTTCAATAATACACTGATTGTTTCATTCAAATGATTTCGTAAGCCCAAGTAACTAACTTTGTGTTTAGCGCTAATTAGCAAATCTTTGCGTGCTGGTATGCTTAACTATGGAGAGCgtggtaaacattacacctgttaaacatcagcatgttaatactgtcattgtgagcatgttagcatatcGATGATAGCATAAAGTTGAAAGCACCGCTGTGTCTaagtacaacctcacagagctgctgtagcaactcttagtcttgtttcttTCCCCTCCTTGTAGCCATCTTGTGACAAGCTGAAATTTGGCATAGACAATGCTTGATTTCCTTCTGATAAATAGCAGTGTCCTCCTTCCACAGACACTCAGACCTACTGCGCCAGTACCCCTCACCAGTACCACTTCATTGGTACAACCCTGCCCTGGTCGGAGGCCCAGACATACTGCAGAGAGCAGTATACTGACCTGGCCACGGTGATCGACATAGAGGAAATGAACCGACTGGTGAACACAGCTCAGAGCTCCACTGGAGGCTACACTCAGAAGGCCTGGATCGGGCTGCATAATGACCCCGCCAGCAGCAGGTGGTCATTTTCTGACAGCAGCTACTACAGTGATGACAAGTAGAGAACCAGTGTCTTTTTGGATGTGAGAGTAAACAACTCTGAGTTTCTACAGAATACAGTCTTTCGCATAAAGACAGATAGAAATAACTACTTATAATAGTCGAGTTGTCATCCACACAGCCTGAAAAGGAGCTTGCCCACATGTAGGACCACACATGTTGTCTATCTATTGAAATGTCCTTGTGGGTTTTGCTATGTGGGCAAGACAAAGAGTATTGAGAATTAGGATTTCCGAACATAAGAGTAGTATCAGAAATAGGGATGAGAGGTCTCCTGTAGCCAGACACTTTAATTCTACAGGCCATGGTGTTTGTAGCCTACGCTTCATGGGTATTGAGATTGTTAGGCCACTGTTGAAAGGAGGTGATAGACAGGAAACTTCCCCAAAGAGAGGCATATTGGATACACTACTTGCACTATTGAAGCAATGGCGGGATCCAGAGCGATGTGtgagctgtagagtcacttctgttcctctcacacattatcacaAGTTGAGTTCTTAGATCCAAGTTGTTTTATCTATGTTTTAATGAGGCAAGGGTTTTTAGCTTTTGGGCACCAGGATTTTAAgcaattttaaattaaatgtctccCAGTCAGATCAGCCTGTCAAGCCTTGCACAACCCAGCTTGTTTTTAGCATGGGAGCCAACTAACATCAGCCAACAGGGACTGAGCATCAAGAGGCCACAACAACTAACTGAAGCTGAATTTCCACAGCAAGTCCACTTGTTGTACCCATGTCAGTACGTTCTGATGCTTGATGCCTTTTCTTTGGGTCACCTGTGCTAATACTAGATCAAGGCTTTGGGCTCCAGATCGGAGCTCTTGCGTCTACACATCCATGACCAATGGATCCACTCACCTGTCCGCCAGACTGTGTCAGCTGTGCCCCTCACATTTAGAAGATTGTGGAATTGGAAGGACAAATCTCCACACTGTACAAAAAAGAGGCTGAGCAGTATATGGACACCATCATTCAACTGACAAAATTCTGAAGATAAGGCAAATAGTCTGTAATTCTGTCCTGGGCAAGATGTTACCTGTGCCTCAACATAAAACCACTGCAGTAAATTTAGCACATTTTCACCTACTAGATTTTGCAACGTTGACAAGAATTGTCCAACACCTTAAACCCACTACCTGCTATCTTGACACCCTGCCTACaagcttttttaaaagtgttttaacTACATAGCATCAGATGTATTACAAATAGTAAACAGTCCCGTTCAGTCAGGCGTGTTTCCCTGAAGGCTGCAGTTAttaaactgctttttaaaaagcctAATCTGGATGCCCCATTGATAAACAACTAcaggcccatatcaaacctaCCTTTCCTAGGAAAGATCATTGAGAAAGTTGCTTTTCAACAACTCAACACTTTCTTAGTACAAAACAACCTCTTCAGTACATTTCAGTGTGGACTTCGACCTCATCATAGCACTGAGACTGCATCAAAGATTTCTTTCTTAGTCTTACTTGACCTCAGTGTGGCATTTGACACGGCTGACCATAAAATACTTCTTGACAGACTAGGAAAATGGGTAGGACTTTCTGGCTCTTTGTATAATTGGTTTGAATCATATTTACAGGATAGGGACTACTTTATATCAATTGGCAATTATAAATCTGAACGAACAAGAATCATCTGCGGAGTTCCTCAGGGGTCCATTCTCAGCCCCCTTTTGTTCAATACCTACATGCTCCCTCTTACCCAGATTATGGAACATTACAACATCTCCTACCATacttatgctgatgacacacaactTTACATAACTGTGTCACCACATGACTATAGTCCCATACAACAGCTAATAATGTGGTACGTCTCCTCTGGTGGCTTTAATTGTTTTGgattttcttgttatttttcttgttgtttttcttgttggtACTACTTTTCTGATGATGCCTGTTAGATGATTTGTATCAGCTGGTTTTAATCACCAACAGGTTCCTGGCTGTTGTTTAATAGGGTTCAACCCACCATTGTTTCAGTAACACTGAGGAAAGTGTAGGGCTGAAACGTGTCCATTTTTTTGCATCATTAAAGTAGCGATATACACTTATCTGTGAGTGCTGACAACACCGTTTGTTATTTTTGAAAGTTTTAAATTTGTCCAATGCTAACATCAACTAAGGTTGCAAACATGGTAAACACTGTACCTGCATAACATCAGCATAGCATTGTCATtaacagcatgttagcattcagcTCAAAGCAAAGAGCTCTGTGCATCATGGCTGTAGACTCCTCTTGTTCCACATTTCTTTTTCAGTAGATGTAGTTTTAATAAGAATATCTTGCACTCCAAAATAATTGAAAGTCAATTCACATCATCCCCAGCTTCTCTCCCAATTCCTTTTCAATGGCACTTAAATAAGGCCATACCCGTACCCGCTAAAAATGTTCAAGGTTAAAAGATTAAACTTAACTTAATAACCTCAGGcctctgtttgtctgtgcagGAGGTGGGAATGGTCGGACCAGTGTGACTTCAAGTACCGATACTGGAAGCAAGGACAGCCTGATAATGTTGGAGGGGAACAGAACTGCGTTGCAACTCATCTGGGCAATGCAGGCCTGTGGTCAGATGAACAGTGCAGCATGGAACTCGCTTTTATCTGCtatggagataaaaaaaatggtgaGTGGGTCCATCTCAGTTTTGGTGAAAACCTTTTTGGTGGATATCACTGCTCATGCAAAGTAGTTctttttattccaaacaaatcACCATAAATATCACTAAAGTGTTTAACTTGACCAAAATCAGTAAATAGATTTGGGACAATAGGAGAAGATTTCTTCTTTAGGAAGTAGTTCTAATGAAAACTCTTTAGAGCAaggtttgtttgtcttttttctgattttatattttgtgtcaaTTTTGACGATGAAACTCTGGACAATCCAGTTTTGTCCTCAACCACCGCCGCCACTACCATCACCAAAGTGACCACAAACAAAATACCCACCACTGGGAAAGAATCAACCACTGGACATCTCACCACAGAGATTACCTCCCAAGGGGTAGACCGGACAAGACCCATTACAGGTGGgtgaaatcatatttatttttaagggTGGTAATGTTGCACTAGGTTAATGCCATGTCTCTATTGTTGTGCAGATGAAACTCCAAACCAATCAGTTTTGTCCACCACCACCAATAATAATATCACagtaacacaaaacaaaataaccacCACTGAGGGACACTCAACCAGTACAGAGATCACCTCATCTGAGCAGCATTCAGCAACAACGCTGGATCAAACAACATCTGGTgagaaacatttaatttaaatgggATGTATCCTGGAAAAAATACTATCTGttgttatgttttaatattaaaacatcCATTTCTGGTGAgatatattaatttaaatgagatgcttcagagaaaaacatccaTTATTATGTCTTCATATTTACTAAAGGTCACAGTCAGTATGGACAAAAGGTTTGAGTATTTCAACAATACATTGATTGTTTCATTCAAATGATTTCGTAAACCCAATTAACTAACTTTGTGTTTAGCGCTAATTAGCAAATCTTTGTGTGCTGGTATGCTAAACTATGGAGAGCAtagtaaacattacacctgttAAACGTCAgcatgtgagcatgttagcatactgatgATAGCATAAAGTTGAAAGCACCGCTGTGTCTaagtacaacctcacagagctgctgtagcaactcttagtcttgtttctttcctctccttgtAGCCATCTTGTGACAAGCTGAAATTTGGCATACACAATGCTTGATTTCCTTCTGATAAATAGCAGTGTCCTCCTTCCACAGACACTCAGACCTACTGCACCAGTACCCCTCACCAGTACCACTTCATTGGTACAACCCTGCCCTGGTCGGAGGCCCAGACATACTGCAGAGAGCAGTATACTGACCTGGCCACAGTGATCGACATAGAGGAAATGAACCGACTGGTGAACACAGCTCAGAGCTCCACTGGAGGCTACACTCAGAAGGCCTGGATCGGGCTGCATAATGACCCCGCCAGCAGCAGGTGTTCACTCTCAGACAGCAGCTACTACAGTGATGACAAGTAGAGAACCAGTGTCTTTTTGGATGTGAGAGTAAACAACTCTGAGTTTCTACAGAATACAGTCTTTTGCATAAAGACAGATAGAAATAACTACTTATAATACTCGAGTTGTCATCCACACAGCCTGAAAAGGAGCTTGCCATATAGTCAACTGTTAAGAATAAGAATTTGTAGCTCTAGGGAAGAGTTTGAGAGACAGGCCGGTGAACTGTGTGCTCAATTCAGAGAAAAGAACTATGACCAAAAGATCTTGAATATTTGTTTGTCTCAGGTTTGTGAAAACAATAGGGATAGCCTTTTAGCCCCTGATCCTCCTCTTAAACATCTCTTGTCTTATCTACAACCTTCTAACCTACTTCTCAgtcagtcaaaaatattgtcaGAAAACATTGGCATATACTGTCCAGTGATCCCATTATGGGCCGAGAGTTTGTCATCCCTCCCATATTTGCTACCAAGCGATCGAATAATTTGAGGGACAAACTCATTAAGACAGATCTTTATGTTAGGTCTACACATTTTTTAAGTTCTCTTCCCCCCGGAAATTTTCCTTGTTCCAACTGTGTGAATTGTAATGCTATGATCAAAGGGGACTCTTTTCTACATCCCCACACATGTAGGACCACACATGTAGTCTACCTATTGAAATGTCCTTGTGGGTTTTGCTATGTGGGCAAGACAAAGAGTATTGAGAATTAGGATTTCCGAACATAAGAGTAGTATCAGAAATAGGGATGAGAGGTCTCCTGTAGCCAGACACTTTTACTCTGCAGGCCATGGTGTTTGTAGCCTACACTTCATGGGTATCGAGATTGTTAGGCCACTGTTGAAAGGAGGTGATAGACAGGAAACTTCCCCAAAGAGAGGCATATTGGATACACTACTTACACTATTGAAGCAATGGCAGGATCCAGAGCGatgtgtcagctgtagagtcacttctgttcctctcacacattatcacaAGTTGAGTTCTTAGATCCAAGTTACCCATACCCCCCAAAAAATATTCAAGGTTAAAAGATTAAACTTAACTTAATAACCTCAGGcctctgtttgtctgtgcagGAGGTGGGAATGGTCGGACCAGTGTGACTTCAAGTACCGATACTGGAAGCAAGGACAGCCTGATAATGTTGGAGGGGAGCAGAACTGCGTTGCAACTCATCTGGGCAATGCAGGCCTGTGGTCAGACGAACAGTGCAGCTTGGAACTCGCTTTTATCTGCtatggagataaaaaaaatggtgaGTGGGTCCATCTCAGTTTTGGTGAAAATCTTTTTGGTGGATATCACTGCTCATGTGAAGTAGTTctttttattccaaacaaatcGCTGTAAATATCACTAAAGTGTTTAACTTGACCAAAATCAGTAAATAGATTTAGGATGATAGGAGAAGATTTCTTCTTTAGGAAgtagttctgatgaaaactctTTAGAGCAaagtttgtttgtcttttttctgattttgtattttgtgtcaaTTTTGACGATGAAACTCTGGACAATCCAGTTTTGTCCTCAACCACCGCCGCTACTACCATCACCAAAGTGACCACAAACAAAATACCCACCACTGGGAAAGAATCAACAACTGGACATCTCACCACAGAGATTACCTCCCAAGGGGTAGACCGGACAAGACCCATTACAGGTGGgtgaaatcatatttattttcaagGGTGGTAATGTTGCATCAGTTTAATGCCATGTCTCTATTGTTTGGGAATTAAACTCCAAACCAATCATTTTTgtccaccaccaccaacaccacagtgacccaaaacaaaataaccacCACTGAGGATCCCTCAACCAGTTCAGAGATCACCTCCTCTGAGCAGCCTTCAGCAACGATGCTTGATCAAACAAAATCCAGTgagaaacatttaatttaaatggaATGTATCCTGGAAAAATAATATCTATTGTTTTTGGTGTATTTAATATTACACCATCCATTTCTGGTAAGAGATATTAGTTTAAATGAGATGCTTTAGAGAAAAACCTCCATTATTATGTTTCCTTATTTACACTTATTTCCTAATGGTACATCAACTGCGCATTGTAACTAAAGGTCACAGTcagtatatttaaatattcCTGATTCACAAACATAACTCATGAGGCCTTCACttccaaactttaaaaaaacaaggttTTTGATAAAAGACCAAGAGGGACAAAATAAGACCCATTGTCCGTGGGTGaagttactttatttttattatgaaaacATTGCACCCTGTTAATACAGTGCCTCCATTTGCAGGTGAAGCAAGTGCAAGCCAGCCACCTTTGTCCTCTACCACCACAATGacccaaaacaaaataaccacCACCGAAAGAGACTCATCCAGTACAGAGATTTCCACATCTGCGCAGCTTTCAACCACAGAACTGGATCAAACAACATGCACTTCCGGTAATCAACATGAAACAACTTTTCATTCTTCACTATGCTTTGCCAGTATCTGAAAAGGAgctaaaatgtaatttgtgttGCTGGGTTTTAGAAGAATATTATGCTGGGAATCATTCAAATAGCGTCATAAGTGGAAGTTATggcaaaatattacattatgtaTCCCAAAAGAAGCATGTCAGTTCAAAATGGAATGGGCTCGAGTAGGGACTCCTGAGGAATGCTACATGTACACGGTACAATTAACAAGACTGACGCAGACTTAATCTTTAGCTCTGTTGTCATGCCATCCAGGATCATGATCTTTTGAACATAATTATTGTGGAGCTTTGTATATGTGCAAGTTGCAAGCAAACACAAGCATCAAGACAATCAGGTTTGACCTGATGCCTTTTGCTGTGGTCACATGCAGAACATTTTGATTTATCATGAATTGCGTGACATGCAGAGGTCAGTGAAGGTAAGGAACTATTGATGAGTATCTATTGGAAGATATGACACTGTGGGTGGAGCTGAGCATGAGGAATGAAGTAATAAAAGTTGACAGCAAAGTGAAGGAGGCATTGTTAAAATGGCTTACTACCAGTTTCTGTGTGGTGTAACTGTGATGATCATTCTTTCATCCAAAGgtaagaaagaaagattttttttctttcaattttacTTGGGTGTGTGGAAGGAGTTCAACAGTTTGTTTGAACACTGCTCTATATAACAT
It encodes:
- the LOC137174832 gene encoding uncharacterized protein isoform X2, which gives rise to MKWRLSVLVLLSGLCSQTYCLRQYHFIGTTVPWSEAQTYCREQYTDLATVIDIEEMNRLVNTAQSSTGGYTQKAWIGLHNDPASSRKWEWSDQSGSSYRYWKQGQPDNVGGEQNCVATHLGNAGLWSDEQCSMQLAFICYGDKKTTTTTTTTTATTTTSKVTTNKITTTEGASTITEITSEGTSKDSLLSTTTETTSKIPTTGKESTTGHLSTDMTSPEVDQTKPITVTQNKITTTGGPSTSREITSSEQHSATTLDQTTSDTQTYCASTPHQYHFIGTTLPWSEAQTYCREQYTDLATVIDIEEMNRLVNTAQSSTGGYTQKAWIGLHNDPASSRRWEWSDQCDFKYRYWKQGQPDNVGGEQNCVATHLGNAGLWSDEQCSMELAFICYGDKKNVLSSTTAATTITKVTTNKIPTTGKESTTGHLTTEITSQGVDRTRPITDETPNQSVLSTTTNNNITVTQNKITTTEGHSTSTEITSSEQHSATTLDQTTSDTQTYCTSTPHQYHFIGTTLPWSEAQTYCREQYTDLATVIDIEEMNRLVNTAQSSTGGYTQKAWIGLHNDPASSRRWEWSDQCDFKYRYWKQGQPDNVGGEQNCVATHLGNAGLWSDEQCSLELAFICYGDKKNVLSSTTAATTITKVTTNKIPTTGKESTTGHLTTEITSQGVDRTRPITGEASASQPPLSSTTTMTQNKITTTERDSSSTEISTSAQLSTTELDQTTCTSGCHSQEFVCGVAPRQSRIIGGQNASPGSWPWQASINMADRPICGGSLINNQWVLTAAHCIMGYFSIVEVLLGLHSQSGENLNGTSREIEVGIIHPKYNEFTLENDIALLKLSTPVNFTDYIQPICLASANSTFHTGINSWVTGWGNTVPGNPYSQSDILQEVTVQILGNNECQCNYRVDITENMICAGVRAGGKDACQGDSGGPLVTKNDAVWVQSGIVSFGEGCGKAKFPGVYTRVSQYQEWISNITGTHTPGFVTFDSPGVDSDLNFTCPTTAVPTYDPHTMYTTVDYTTTSDDKDGDGDGDVFGGGESVIHFSHFNHFFSLCVLVLSLYVLVGDA
- the LOC137174832 gene encoding uncharacterized protein isoform X1 is translated as MKWRLSVLVLLSGLCSQTYCLRQYHFIGTTVPWSEAQTYCREQYTDLATVIDIEEMNRLVNTAQSSTGGYTQKAWIGLHNDPASSRKWEWSDQSGSSYRYWKQGQPDNVGGEQNCVATHLGNAGLWSDEQCSMQLAFICYGDKKTTTTTTTTTATTTTSKVTTNKITTTEGASTITEITSEGTSKDSLLSTTTETTSKIPTTGKESTTGHLSTDMTSPEVDQTKPITVTQNKITTTGGPSTSREITSSEQHSATTLDQTTSDTQTYCASTPHQYHFIGTTLPWSEAQTYCREQYTDLATVIDIEEMNRLVNTAQSSTGGYTQKAWIGLHNDPASSRRWEWSDQCDFKYRYWKQGQPDNVGGEQNCVATHLGNAGLWSDEQCSMELAFICYGDKKNVLSSTTAATTITKVTTNKIPTTGKESTTGHLTTEITSQGVDRTRPITDETPNQSVLSTTTNNNITVTQNKITTTEGHSTSTEITSSEQHSATTLDQTTSDTQTYCTSTPHQYHFIGTTLPWSEAQTYCREQYTDLATVIDIEEMNRLVNTAQSSTGGYTQKAWIGLHNDPASSRRWEWSDQCDFKYRYWKQGQPDNVGGEQNCVATHLGNAGLWSDEQCSLELAFICYGDKKNVLSSTTAATTITKVTTNKIPTTGKESTTGHLTTEITSQGVDRTRPITGEASASQPPLSSTTTMTQNKITTTERDSSSTEISTSAQLSTTELDQTTCTSGCHSQEFVCGVAPRQSRIIGGQNASPGSWPWQASINMADRPICGGSLINNQWVLTAAHCIMGYFSIVEVLLGLHSQSGENLNGTSREIEVGIIHPKYNEFTLENDIALLKLSTPVNFTDYIQPICLASANSTFHTGINSWVTGWGNTVPGSKFTDDPYSQSDILQEVTVQILGNNECQCNYRVDITENMICAGVRAGGKDACQGDSGGPLVTKNDAVWVQSGIVSFGEGCGKAKFPGVYTRVSQYQEWISNITGTHTPGFVTFDSPGVDSDLNFTCPTTAVPTYDPHTMYTTVDYTTTSDDKDGDGDGDVFGGGESVIHFSHFNHFFSLCVLVLSLYVLVGDA